In Patescibacteria group bacterium, the following proteins share a genomic window:
- a CDS encoding iron-sulfur cluster assembly scaffold protein, giving the protein MNIYREELLDRYKNPQNMGEIVDATNKASLKNPLCGDALSVSFKTSKGVITDIKFNGIGCLISTVSADMLADFVKGKTLREIKDMSEEQMLQLLEMDLTTSRKKCAILSLGVLKKALCPR; this is encoded by the coding sequence ATGAATATTTATCGGGAAGAATTATTAGATCGCTATAAAAACCCGCAAAATATGGGTGAGATTGTTGATGCCACAAATAAGGCATCATTAAAAAACCCTTTGTGCGGGGACGCGCTCTCCGTTTCTTTCAAAACCTCAAAGGGTGTTATCACTGACATTAAATTTAATGGTATCGGTTGCTTAATTTCTACAGTTTCGGCCGACATGTTGGCGGATTTTGTCAAGGGAAAAACGCTACGAGAAATCAAAGACATGTCCGAAGAGCAGATGTTACAATTACTAGAAATGGATCTAACAACATCTCGTAAAAAGTGTGCCATCTTAAGTTTAGGAGTTTTAAAAAAAGCACTATGTCCAAGATAA
- a CDS encoding SufS family cysteine desulfurase, with the protein MLINTKKDFRILNRKINGHKLAYLDNAATTQKPQQVIDAVVNYYQKHNSNIHRGIHTLSEESTLLFEEARKKVAGLIGAVVPEEVIFTSGATESLNTASQLVGQILKEESTIVLSELEHHSNLVPWQQLATQKNCQLIYIPVTKGGLLDYSEAKKILSQKVDALAITHASNVTGEIIKIKDLVKLVKTTNPNCLVVVDGAQAVGHLPVNVQSLGCDFYAFSAHKMLGPTGVGVLWGKRELLKTLEPVKFGGGMITEVYQDHAVWDIVPNKFEAGTPNIAGVIGLGVAVDYLNSYGLEKLRGKVGGNTEYLLEMLGRLGLLLYGNQKAENGVGIVAFNLPGVHSHDLASVLDSVGVAVRSGHHCAMPLHTALDIPSSVRVSLYIYNTKEDIDALISGINKAKKIFGFSGDTPKHHFRGVTRKNS; encoded by the coding sequence ATGTTAATTAATACCAAAAAGGATTTCAGAATTTTAAATCGCAAAATCAACGGTCACAAACTTGCTTATTTGGACAATGCTGCTACAACGCAAAAGCCACAGCAAGTTATTGATGCCGTTGTTAACTATTATCAAAAACATAATTCCAATATCCATCGAGGAATTCATACATTAAGCGAGGAATCAACTTTATTGTTTGAAGAAGCTAGAAAAAAGGTTGCAGGTTTAATTGGAGCAGTTGTTCCCGAAGAAGTGATCTTTACCAGTGGAGCAACAGAATCATTAAATACGGCTTCTCAATTAGTTGGTCAAATATTAAAAGAAGAATCAACAATTGTTTTATCGGAACTAGAACATCACTCCAACCTTGTACCTTGGCAACAGTTGGCAACACAAAAAAATTGTCAGCTGATCTATATTCCGGTTACTAAAGGCGGTTTACTAGATTATTCTGAAGCTAAAAAAATACTCTCTCAAAAAGTGGATGCTTTAGCAATTACCCACGCTTCCAATGTCACTGGAGAAATTATTAAGATTAAAGATTTAGTCAAACTTGTCAAAACGACAAATCCCAATTGTTTAGTAGTAGTCGATGGGGCGCAGGCGGTGGGGCACCTGCCAGTTAATGTGCAATCTTTAGGATGCGACTTTTATGCTTTTTCGGCGCATAAAATGCTAGGGCCAACTGGAGTTGGAGTGCTTTGGGGAAAACGAGAATTACTAAAAACACTTGAGCCTGTTAAATTTGGCGGGGGTATGATTACTGAAGTTTATCAAGATCACGCTGTTTGGGATATTGTTCCCAATAAATTTGAAGCCGGAACGCCAAATATCGCGGGAGTGATTGGGCTTGGGGTGGCAGTGGATTACCTAAACTCCTATGGGTTGGAGAAGTTGAGGGGGAAGGTGGGGGGGAATACAGAATACTTATTAGAAATGTTAGGGCGATTAGGGCTATTACTATACGGGAACCAAAAAGCAGAAAACGGGGTTGGAATTGTGGCGTTTAACCTGCCAGGGGTGCACTCCCATGATTTAGCCAGTGTTTTAGACTCGGTTGGGGTTGCGGTTAGGTCGGGTCACCACTGCGCTATGCCACTACACACGGCGTTGGATATACCAAGTTCAGTTAGGGTAAGTTTGTATATCTATAATACAAAAGAGGATATAGATGCACTAATAAGTGGGATTAATAAAGCAAAGAAGATATTTGGATTTTCGGGTGACACCCCAAAACACCACTTTAGGGGTGTCACCCGTAAAAACAGTTAG
- a CDS encoding SufD family Fe-S cluster assembly protein, translated as MKTKTIKLNMSESKELVLKNEDTSMLVNLIGDQSEISVTGRFLLTGNTERNINIVLNHIGINTKGRVDIKVVLHDKAKLYFNGCLIVNTNAIGTDTHLSQKNLLVGEEVFVKSIPSLEIKNAKVKASHGVTIGKVSEDEIYYMESRGLSHIDAEQLITSGFLEN; from the coding sequence ATGAAGACAAAAACAATAAAATTAAATATGAGTGAGAGTAAAGAACTCGTCCTAAAAAATGAGGATACCTCCATGTTGGTAAATTTAATTGGAGATCAATCCGAGATCAGTGTCACCGGTAGATTTCTCTTAACGGGAAATACCGAAAGGAATATCAATATCGTGTTAAATCACATAGGGATTAATACCAAAGGTCGAGTTGATATCAAGGTTGTATTGCATGATAAGGCAAAGCTGTACTTTAATGGGTGTCTTATTGTCAACACAAATGCAATTGGAACCGACACCCATCTTTCTCAAAAGAATCTTTTAGTAGGAGAGGAAGTGTTTGTTAAATCTATACCATCGCTGGAAATTAAAAATGCTAAAGTTAAAGCCAGTCATGGGGTTACAATTGGAAAAGTAAGCGAAGACGAAATCTACTACATGGAATCTCGCGGTTTATCTCACATAGACGCCGAACAATTAATCACCTCTGGGTTTTTAGAAAACTGA
- the sufB gene encoding Fe-S cluster assembly protein SufB produces MDTTFRTKTTPIYKSPRGLSREIVSYISTTKKEPQWMFDFRIRAYELFCQKKMPAWGPDLSAINFKELYYYVKPQDSQKHSWQEVPEQIKNTFERLGIPQAEREYLSGVKAQFESEVVYGSLKKELEQKGVIFLDTDSALQKHPEIFKKYFGKAVPPADNKFASLNSAVWSGGSFIYIPPNVKVKLPLQTYFRINERNMGQFERTLIIADKNSFVSYVEGCTAPVYASASLHAAVVEIFVMEGARVRYTTIQNWSNDVYNLVTKRAFVEKGGVMEWVDCNLGSKVTMKYPSIYLKGDGAKGEILSLAYAKAGQTQDAGGKVYHLANNTSSNIISKSISKETGIATYRGMVKVPPHIKNAKVNVVCDALLLSPNSQTNTYPTMQIESKNVEIGHEASVSNIDDSKLYYLMSRGLSKEQAKSLVASGFIEPIAKELPMEYAVELNRLVELEMGGSIG; encoded by the coding sequence ATGGATACCACATTTAGGACAAAAACCACTCCAATTTACAAATCACCACGGGGATTGTCACGAGAGATTGTTAGCTATATCTCAACCACAAAAAAAGAACCTCAATGGATGTTTGACTTTAGGATTAGAGCATACGAATTATTTTGTCAAAAGAAAATGCCCGCTTGGGGTCCGGACTTATCGGCGATAAATTTTAAGGAACTTTACTATTATGTTAAACCGCAGGATAGTCAAAAACACTCCTGGCAAGAAGTCCCCGAACAAATAAAAAATACTTTTGAACGGTTGGGGATTCCCCAAGCCGAAAGAGAATATCTTTCGGGAGTCAAAGCGCAATTTGAATCTGAGGTAGTTTACGGCTCACTTAAAAAAGAACTAGAACAAAAGGGTGTGATTTTTTTGGACACTGACTCGGCTTTACAAAAGCACCCAGAGATTTTTAAGAAGTATTTTGGTAAAGCGGTTCCCCCAGCCGATAATAAATTCGCGTCGTTAAATAGTGCTGTTTGGAGCGGAGGTTCTTTTATTTATATTCCGCCAAATGTCAAAGTGAAACTTCCACTTCAGACTTACTTTAGAATTAACGAGCGCAACATGGGGCAGTTTGAGAGAACTCTCATCATCGCGGACAAAAATTCCTTTGTAAGCTATGTGGAAGGTTGTACTGCTCCAGTTTATGCTTCGGCTTCTTTGCATGCTGCTGTTGTGGAGATATTTGTTATGGAGGGCGCAAGGGTTCGCTATACCACAATTCAAAATTGGAGTAATGATGTTTATAATTTAGTGACTAAAAGAGCGTTTGTGGAGAAAGGCGGTGTAATGGAATGGGTGGATTGCAATTTGGGATCAAAGGTTACTATGAAGTACCCCTCGATCTACTTAAAAGGGGATGGGGCAAAAGGAGAAATACTCTCGCTTGCCTACGCGAAAGCAGGGCAAACACAAGATGCGGGGGGTAAAGTGTATCACCTAGCAAATAATACCTCCTCAAATATAATCTCAAAATCAATCTCAAAAGAAACTGGAATTGCAACTTATAGAGGAATGGTAAAGGTTCCTCCCCATATCAAAAATGCCAAAGTAAATGTAGTTTGCGATGCCCTGCTGCTTTCGCCCAATTCGCAAACCAACACCTATCCCACAATGCAGATAGAAAGCAAAAATGTAGAAATTGGACATGAAGCGTCAGTCAGTAATATAGATGATAGTAAACTTTATTATTTAATGTCACGGGGTTTATCCAAGGAACAAGCCAAAAGCCTTGTGGCATCGGGGTTTATTGAGCCTATAGCTAAAGAACTTCCTATGGAATATGCGGTGGAATTAAATAGATTAGTGGAGTTAGAAATGGGGGGGAGTATCGGATAG
- the sufC gene encoding Fe-S cluster assembly ATPase SufC: MLKINNLYAKIGEKEILKGVSLNINRGEIHALMGPNGSGKSTLATTLIGNPLITVTKGSVSLDGKDLFRQKQTCLLNLDATARARLGLFLAFQYPVEVPGVSLESFLRLSYGSIAGINLPPIKFRTLLMSHLERLGMAKEFTERNLNEGASGGEKKKGEILQMAVLNPKYAILDEIDSGLDIGAQKTIFEKIKTFKNTGVVIITHYPRILKILKPDFVHVMINGTIVQSGNSKLAEEIENNGYHI; encoded by the coding sequence ATGCTAAAGATAAATAATCTGTACGCTAAAATTGGAGAAAAAGAAATCCTTAAAGGGGTGAGTCTCAACATCAACCGTGGGGAAATTCATGCTCTTATGGGACCAAATGGTTCAGGAAAAAGCACCTTGGCAACAACGCTTATTGGTAATCCCCTAATTACAGTTACAAAGGGATCAGTTTCTCTTGACGGGAAAGATCTATTTCGTCAGAAACAAACTTGTTTATTAAATCTTGATGCAACCGCGCGAGCAAGGCTAGGCTTGTTTTTAGCCTTTCAATACCCAGTCGAGGTTCCCGGAGTTTCCTTAGAATCATTTTTGCGTCTCTCATACGGTAGTATCGCTGGTATCAATTTGCCCCCAATTAAATTTAGAACATTATTAATGAGTCACCTGGAAAGGTTGGGAATGGCAAAGGAATTTACCGAAAGAAATTTAAACGAGGGTGCAAGCGGAGGCGAAAAAAAGAAAGGCGAAATTTTGCAAATGGCAGTTTTGAACCCTAAATATGCAATTTTGGATGAGATTGACAGCGGTTTAGATATTGGCGCACAAAAAACAATATTTGAGAAAATCAAAACATTTAAGAACACTGGAGTTGTTATAATTACCCATTACCCACGAATCTTAAAAATTTTAAAACCTGATTTTGTCCATGTAATGATAAACGGAACAATTGTCCAAAGTGGAAATAGTAAGTTAGCAGAAGAGATAGAAAACAATGGATACCACATTTAG
- a CDS encoding metalloregulator ArsR/SmtB family transcription factor — protein sequence MNKKCLACFKAISDNSRSKIYEFVQSGKSKTVSEVVSHFKLTQPTVSYHLMELAKTGLLKRIKKGREVYYDAQCTCGCGECKCPVAD from the coding sequence ATGAATAAAAAATGCTTGGCTTGCTTTAAAGCTATTTCGGATAATTCAAGATCTAAAATCTACGAATTTGTGCAAAGCGGAAAATCTAAAACAGTATCCGAGGTTGTGTCCCATTTTAAATTGACACAACCTACGGTTTCGTACCATTTAATGGAACTTGCAAAAACGGGTTTACTTAAAAGAATTAAAAAAGGAAGGGAAGTCTATTACGATGCTCAATGTACTTGTGGTTGTGGTGAGTGCAAATGTCCCGTGGCTGATTAG
- a CDS encoding GIY-YIG nuclease family protein — protein sequence MHYTYVLKSKIDEKYYVGYTEDLQNRVEMHNKGLVEATKSRAPLTLVYYEACLDKYKALKREQYFKTGFGRRFLKDRV from the coding sequence ATGCATTACACCTATGTTTTAAAAAGCAAGATTGATGAGAAATACTATGTTGGATATACAGAGGATTTGCAAAATAGAGTAGAAATGCATAACAAAGGTTTGGTTGAGGCGACTAAGTCTCGGGCACCTTTAACGCTAGTATATTATGAGGCTTGTTTAGATAAGTATAAGGCTTTAAAAAGAGAGCAGTATTTTAAGACTGGTTTTGGTAGACGGTTTTTAAAGGATAGAGTGTAG
- a CDS encoding NYN domain-containing protein, translating to MLTNQMHPDQKVGVFVDVSNMYYSAKNLHNSKVDFGQVLQMVLGKRKLIRAFAYVIRANIEQEKTFFEALEKRGFEVRIKDLQVFLGGEKKGDWDVGLCMDAVRLIPKIDALVLISGDGDYTDLLDYARSQGVRCEVASFGRNTSGKLIERADSFFDLDYFAKNILLA from the coding sequence ATGTTAACAAACCAAATGCATCCCGATCAAAAAGTTGGAGTTTTTGTGGATGTCTCCAACATGTACTACAGCGCCAAAAATCTTCACAATTCAAAGGTAGACTTTGGGCAGGTTTTACAAATGGTACTGGGCAAGCGCAAACTCATCCGCGCCTTTGCCTATGTTATAAGAGCCAACATTGAACAGGAAAAGACTTTTTTTGAAGCGCTAGAAAAACGCGGCTTCGAAGTTCGTATTAAAGACTTGCAAGTTTTTTTGGGTGGCGAAAAAAAAGGTGATTGGGATGTAGGGCTTTGCATGGATGCTGTAAGACTCATCCCCAAAATAGACGCTCTAGTTTTAATTTCGGGAGATGGGGATTATACCGATTTGTTGGATTATGCCCGTTCGCAAGGAGTAAGGTGCGAAGTGGCTTCGTTTGGACGCAACACCTCTGGAAAATTAATCGAGCGCGCCGACAGTTTTTTTGATTTAGACTACTTTGCCAAAAATATCCTTTTAGCCTAG
- a CDS encoding VanW family protein, whose amino-acid sequence MRSFYFPKQLIIRAGILAFAFTAISFFAYHLSFLNRVIPNVYLDGKRISGISIVKLQQDLGYLDTYDPVISFRDEPSKQDFVVKASDIGLYYNSQETIKKAFLLGRTSNFIQDNLTKFNLLFKGYNLTPEYLVNQDLLDLKISQIQTKVESPFYNAYFYISNNKLEIEKEVSGLRLNKNKLKARILEKYLSFNFVNEPLPMEQFTPEVTTENLTPVKEFVQNIVFNPPALFFEKKVYKLTPENILKSVFLKMESGANKATVTVNTETLSPIIATIAEEINTPPKGEIFLMENGKVSSFRPASNGVVIDEEKLYKDLASAILVDDPKAKTVTIPVRETKVLANNEYGIKELLGEGISKFEGSISGRVFNIALASSNLNGTLIPPGETFSFNKSVGEIDATHGFTSAYIISKGRTVLGEGGGVCQVSTTLFRAVLNSGLPVVTRAAHAYRVSYYEQDAPVGLDATIYQPTVDFKFKNDTAGYILLTASVDQKNLTMNFKIYGTSDGRTIEITKPIITSQTPPPPAVYEETDTLLVGQTKQVDWSAWGASVKFSRKVVKNEKIIIDEEYISNYRPWRAVYLVGTKEP is encoded by the coding sequence ATGAGAAGCTTTTACTTCCCAAAACAACTTATCATTCGGGCAGGGATTTTAGCTTTTGCCTTTACGGCAATTTCGTTTTTTGCTTACCACCTTTCGTTTTTAAACAGAGTAATTCCCAATGTTTACTTGGACGGTAAACGCATCAGCGGGATATCAATTGTTAAATTGCAACAAGATCTTGGGTATCTTGATACTTATGATCCCGTAATTTCTTTTAGGGACGAGCCCTCAAAACAAGATTTTGTCGTTAAGGCATCGGATATTGGACTTTATTATAATTCTCAAGAAACTATTAAAAAAGCGTTTTTACTTGGCAGAACCAGCAATTTTATTCAAGATAACTTAACAAAGTTTAACCTACTATTTAAGGGATATAACCTGACCCCAGAGTATCTTGTAAATCAAGATCTTTTGGATTTAAAAATAAGCCAAATCCAAACTAAAGTAGAATCCCCTTTTTACAACGCTTACTTCTACATCTCTAATAACAAGCTCGAGATAGAGAAAGAAGTTTCGGGATTACGGCTTAACAAAAACAAATTAAAAGCTAGGATTTTAGAAAAATATTTAAGTTTTAATTTTGTAAACGAGCCTCTTCCTATGGAACAATTTACTCCGGAGGTAACAACAGAAAACTTAACCCCTGTGAAAGAATTCGTCCAAAATATAGTTTTTAATCCACCAGCGCTATTTTTTGAGAAAAAAGTTTATAAATTAACTCCCGAAAACATTTTAAAATCTGTTTTTCTAAAAATGGAATCGGGGGCAAACAAAGCCACCGTTACCGTAAACACCGAAACGCTCTCCCCCATAATTGCAACAATTGCCGAAGAAATAAACACCCCACCTAAAGGAGAGATATTTTTAATGGAAAACGGCAAGGTAAGTAGCTTTAGACCAGCATCCAATGGCGTCGTAATTGATGAAGAAAAACTTTATAAAGATTTGGCAAGCGCGATTTTAGTAGATGACCCCAAGGCTAAAACTGTTACCATTCCGGTTCGCGAAACCAAAGTTTTAGCTAATAATGAATACGGTATAAAAGAATTGCTGGGAGAAGGCATATCTAAATTCGAAGGGTCTATAAGTGGCAGGGTTTTTAATATTGCTCTTGCTTCATCCAACCTCAACGGAACCTTAATTCCCCCTGGAGAGACATTCTCTTTTAATAAATCGGTAGGCGAAATTGATGCTACCCACGGGTTTACTTCTGCCTACATTATTTCCAAAGGGAGAACAGTACTGGGAGAAGGTGGCGGGGTTTGTCAAGTTTCTACCACGCTTTTTCGCGCTGTCTTAAATTCGGGACTTCCAGTAGTTACTCGAGCCGCTCACGCCTATAGAGTTTCATATTACGAACAGGACGCTCCGGTAGGTCTTGATGCCACAATTTATCAGCCCACAGTGGATTTTAAATTTAAGAATGACACCGCAGGCTATATTTTGTTAACTGCTTCCGTTGACCAGAAAAACCTGACTATGAATTTTAAGATTTATGGAACAAGTGATGGGAGAACCATAGAAATTACTAAGCCGATTATTACTTCCCAAACTCCGCCACCGCCAGCAGTTTATGAGGAAACTGATACATTACTTGTGGGACAAACTAAGCAGGTGGATTGGTCGGCTTGGGGAGCAAGTGTCAAATTTAGTCGTAAAGTGGTAAAAAATGAAAAAATAATAATTGACGAAGAGTATATTAGCAATTATAGACCTTGGCGAGCTGTGTACTTGGTTGGTACCAAAGAACCTTAA
- a CDS encoding pyridoxamine 5'-phosphate oxidase family protein, with protein sequence MDKEGVLAFLKSRELCVLATADASGKTQAATMAYVAKDDFSLLFSTDATTRKMANIKVNSKASVVVGCENDNPTVQIDGDITQVVDDSGAAKERDYMLQVHPEWKDYVADGTILRFVPSWTKYSNHATNPPEVLEF encoded by the coding sequence ATGGATAAAGAAGGAGTTTTGGCTTTTTTAAAAAGCAGAGAGTTGTGTGTTTTAGCTACCGCCGATGCGTCCGGAAAGACACAGGCTGCAACTATGGCTTATGTTGCTAAAGACGACTTTTCTCTTTTGTTTTCTACCGATGCTACAACAAGAAAAATGGCTAATATAAAAGTTAATTCAAAAGCTTCTGTTGTCGTAGGCTGCGAAAACGACAATCCGACGGTACAAATTGATGGGGATATCACACAAGTAGTAGATGATTCAGGAGCCGCCAAAGAAAGAGATTATATGTTGCAAGTTCATCCCGAGTGGAAAGATTATGTTGCAGATGGAACTATTCTCAGGTTCGTTCCTAGTTGGACAAAGTATAGCAATCACGCCACAAATCCACCGGAAGTTTTGGAGTTTTAG
- a CDS encoding Fic family protein codes for MEIPPKFAINSKVADLIALIDSNRLFINSKNIPPIVQQNIDRVSLLKSALYSAKIEGNELQEHNFNFYPKDQKKLEVLNIQKAINYINSEITGTKPVILETILTLQKISMENIVPNAGKIRSDNLAIFNSAGVAVYFAPPPSELSIFLEKLINYINSSSAESPIIVALIAHLILEKIHPFQDGNGRVGRLLIYAVLKAKSYNFGVPVVLEEEINKRRDEYYYHLDQGYKNVEDYLFFMLEIFYNQTETVKTQLTYIPQENDVVLSLAPRQGEIYNIIKDHQLVSLDFIHRRFVTVPARTLRYDLKKLQEKGLINKTSSTRGAFYRVV; via the coding sequence ATGGAAATTCCTCCAAAATTCGCGATTAATTCCAAAGTAGCTGACCTAATAGCGTTAATTGACTCCAACCGCCTCTTTATTAATTCCAAAAACATTCCCCCAATCGTACAACAGAATATCGACCGCGTTAGTCTTTTAAAAAGTGCTTTATATTCCGCAAAAATTGAGGGCAACGAACTCCAAGAACACAACTTTAATTTTTATCCCAAAGATCAAAAGAAACTAGAAGTTTTAAACATCCAAAAAGCCATAAATTACATCAATAGCGAGATTACAGGTACAAAACCAGTGATTTTAGAAACTATTCTTACACTGCAAAAGATATCTATGGAAAACATAGTTCCAAATGCAGGAAAAATTAGAAGCGACAATTTGGCTATTTTTAATTCCGCTGGAGTTGCAGTTTATTTTGCCCCTCCCCCATCGGAACTTTCTATTTTTTTAGAGAAATTGATAAACTATATAAACTCATCAAGTGCAGAATCACCAATTATTGTTGCCTTAATAGCTCATCTAATTCTAGAAAAAATCCACCCCTTTCAAGACGGCAATGGTAGGGTTGGAAGACTCTTAATTTATGCGGTTCTAAAAGCCAAAAGCTACAATTTTGGAGTCCCTGTTGTGTTAGAAGAAGAAATAAACAAAAGACGAGACGAATATTACTATCACCTAGACCAAGGATACAAAAATGTAGAGGACTATTTGTTTTTTATGCTCGAAATCTTTTATAACCAAACAGAAACTGTTAAAACCCAGCTAACTTATATTCCACAAGAAAACGATGTGGTTTTGTCTTTGGCGCCAAGGCAAGGAGAAATTTACAACATTATTAAAGACCATCAACTGGTATCTCTTGATTTTATTCATAGGAGATTCGTAACAGTTCCAGCAAGAACCCTTCGTTACGATCTAAAGAAATTACAAGAAAAGGGTTTGATCAACAAAACATCTTCCACTCGAGGAGCTTTCTACAGAGTTGTCTAA
- a CDS encoding DNA alkylation repair protein, giving the protein MINKLQKEIIEEFKRLDRGSSKFDLPKYLGTDNKFYHLKTAVQKQIAKEFVKKHPNITKEEFLELLNALNVGESSNERRFGTTLISRKKEFKDLFTPKRVFEWLANLSGWCEVDSLCQSTFGAEDILGDWSVWEKTITKMARDKNISRRRASLVLLTRSVRESNDERLAKLAFENLEKLKSEKDILITKAVSWILRSLIKHHWEKVVEYINTNREVLPKIAIRETERKLKTGRK; this is encoded by the coding sequence ATGATTAACAAATTGCAAAAAGAAATCATCGAGGAATTTAAAAGGTTGGATAGGGGGTCGTCAAAGTTTGATTTGCCAAAGTATCTCGGAACCGATAATAAGTTTTATCACCTAAAAACAGCGGTTCAAAAGCAAATTGCTAAAGAATTTGTAAAAAAGCATCCCAACATCACGAAAGAAGAATTTTTGGAGTTATTGAACGCTCTTAATGTTGGGGAATCCTCCAACGAACGGAGATTTGGTACAACTTTAATTTCCAGAAAAAAAGAATTTAAAGATCTCTTTACTCCAAAAAGGGTTTTTGAGTGGCTTGCAAATCTTAGCGGATGGTGTGAGGTGGACAGTTTGTGTCAAAGCACTTTTGGAGCAGAGGATATTTTGGGTGACTGGTCAGTTTGGGAAAAGACAATTACAAAGATGGCGAGGGATAAAAATATTTCTAGAAGAAGAGCAAGTTTGGTGTTGCTTACTAGGTCAGTTAGAGAAAGCAATGATGAACGACTGGCAAAACTAGCTTTTGAGAATTTGGAAAAGTTAAAATCGGAAAAAGACATTTTAATTACTAAGGCAGTTTCGTGGATTTTAAGAAGTCTTATCAAGCATCATTGGGAAAAGGTTGTGGAATATATAAATACAAATCGAGAAGTATTGCCCAAAATCGCTATCCGCGAAACCGAAAGAAAACTTAAAACTGGGAGAAAATAA
- a CDS encoding ATP-binding protein: MQNRQIWKKLLPEIATQEIVVITGPRQVGKTTTLHWLLDNIPSKNKHYFDLENLVDRELFEATNYDSLIHEFQTRGLSTKEQLYIALDEIQLLPNLPSVVKYLYDHYQIKFFLTGSSSFYIKNRFSESMAGRKIIYEMFPLSFQEFLDFQGVEYLLPEKLSIDVDFPTDTFKMLQNYYEQYIEYGGLPKVVLTADVERKKQLLEEIFSSYINLDVQSLSDFKSTNDLRKVIKLLASRIGSRLNVSELANITGLSRITVDNYIEFLKQTYLIRTVSAFSRSPDIQNRLLQKSYFVDTGIANVNADLSSGSKFENTVCHQLSFYGNLSYFSNRDGEVDFILDFKDKPLAFEVKETPTEADNETLKRRVRNLEISKSRIIGKEKSVRFTEYLWGGLIK; the protein is encoded by the coding sequence ATGCAAAATAGACAGATTTGGAAGAAATTGTTGCCCGAGATAGCTACCCAAGAGATTGTAGTTATTACAGGTCCTCGTCAGGTAGGAAAAACTACAACTCTCCATTGGCTACTTGACAATATTCCATCTAAAAACAAACATTATTTTGATTTGGAAAACCTTGTTGATCGGGAATTATTCGAGGCGACAAACTATGATTCTTTGATCCACGAGTTTCAAACTAGAGGACTATCCACCAAAGAGCAACTTTACATTGCTTTAGATGAAATTCAATTGTTACCAAATCTTCCCAGTGTAGTTAAGTATTTGTATGATCATTACCAAATTAAATTTTTTCTTACAGGATCTAGCTCATTCTATATCAAAAACAGGTTCTCTGAATCTATGGCTGGTCGAAAAATAATATACGAAATGTTTCCTTTAAGTTTTCAGGAATTTCTGGATTTTCAGGGAGTAGAATATCTACTTCCCGAAAAACTTTCAATTGATGTGGATTTTCCAACTGATACTTTTAAAATGCTTCAAAATTACTACGAACAGTATATTGAATACGGAGGTTTGCCAAAAGTGGTTTTAACAGCAGATGTAGAACGAAAAAAACAATTACTGGAAGAAATTTTTAGCTCGTATATTAATCTCGATGTGCAGTCTTTATCTGACTTTAAATCGACTAATGATTTAAGAAAAGTAATCAAATTATTGGCATCACGAATTGGAAGTAGATTAAATGTGAGTGAACTAGCGAACATTACCGGTTTAAGTAGAATTACCGTCGATAATTACATTGAATTTTTAAAGCAAACCTATCTAATACGCACAGTTTCTGCTTTCTCTCGTTCCCCAGACATACAAAATAGACTATTACAGAAATCATATTTTGTCGATACGGGAATAGCTAATGTAAACGCGGATCTGTCTAGTGGAAGTAAGTTTGAAAACACCGTATGTCATCAATTATCTTTTTATGGAAATTTATCTTACTTTTCCAATCGCGATGGTGAGGTGGATTTTATATTAGACTTTAAAGACAAACCTTTAGCTTTTGAAGTTAAAGAAACACCAACCGAAGCAGACAACGAAACTCTCAAGCGGAGAGTTCGAAACCTAGAGATTTCTAAAAGTAGAATTATTGGTAAGGAAAAGTCAGTGAGATTTACAGAATATCTTTGGGGTGGTTTAATCAAATAG